A genomic segment from Lutzomyia longipalpis isolate SR_M1_2022 chromosome 3, ASM2433408v1 encodes:
- the LOC129793816 gene encoding arginine-glutamic acid dipeptide repeats protein isoform X16, whose translation MAASTQGEIRVGPGHQVNDIYAKLPDYQPISKYQCDNKDSERDLEDPRWSPGVVLDGDLMMYLRAARSMAAFQGMCDGGSPEDGCLAASRDDTTINALDVLHDSGYDPGKALQTLVKCPVPKGIDKKWSEDETKRFIKGLRQFGKNFFRIHKDLLPHKQTPELVEFYYLWKKTPGANNNRPHRRRRQGSLRRIRNTRASNSTPNAKKEETPEPTSQEQRPSPVSKEENSSLTEDDASECDSDSSATNKLLHEGSTPAGSDFLGDESPSRMRTRNKQSSKDQPSSKRPKRGSETPDATAESPRTPNKSDKKKSKSETPNKGRKRQNDASDESDEKDKRKRSDTPSESGNSDSRPESVLDDAENATESPEANCSVGGPKEAEEKLIDPLATPMEAAVVVGSGVVPKEGAEDEPMPPSCKVEEPVALVTEAVAAPVAVGGGDVKESPAEEPIKSVGEKKASVEEEEAAAAAASEDDKEQQQEMLSKIANMKQEIIPSAGDQSGQPPMQKEVMFIKREPGEDSLEENVTGNAEVQQQQQQQQDIKCKVEIKTEGKVQNDEGTGQQQQLQQQQQDPGKYDVEMKPAYEATVKYPPPELGPMKFSTSTDEPMKYGDPLKYSADVLMKYPTDMSGKYPAVPIDATKYGSGQELPQIKYEMKPYMEQPQNLKYPEGGALKPYPESALKMPPSGQQPPPPNQDPMHLLKGAYPMPNMKYTPPPADALKYGGNEPASPGMGKSLFGGDGPSPAHGIPRSPYDASPMMKFGDQMMKYHSMAGVAMPPTSQPDARDAPQHPGMKYPGEGGIPKNQFTADNLMKSVTYDSPVGMKYPPSESPLDASSRSTPNQDSQSSNSNSQTQPLHLHGGPGSISSPHSAQQTISPLTTSSHSLSQQQPTPLIVSHPGLLPPLPANHPSLMSASASPSSVPPPPTMHQPLAMPPISVPSSLSQGPLKLPPNPLLPPSQQHPLHRPHQDALSGGHPLSSGGPPTGQTTSPHSHHVSAQSASQRRSPSPTAVSVRSDSASSGAARESGGHSSGRTSPPPPIGAMIPNSAMVGHPLPLHLGHHAPGGIPLPPHHPAAHLGGHLGHNPLLPPSMAAGNMPLPLLGGPPGALSLGGEPGRRTPISSASSLHQLGSMHSTTSQSPHTQQSSVASMTPSSFSRASPSTAPSQQNASSGGSGGPSQHRVGSPLPLTAGLSRTSPLHLVPQSPIGAHHQSAAAAAALSAAERDRHAMRQQSPHMTPPPTSVSSSFMPSPLSKMYGPPGAGQRHLGASPPPPSHHLRPGASPPVVRHPQMPLPLPLIGPPAGIPTPMGVHPAAQNAYPHHLIHPSMFYPHHHSPFNSPYPYHPYGPSFSYMKPPPPGGPLEPGVISHHQSVTSRCEETPTHVDKQMTITSSQSVQHKIKSQPPKTPQNPPVGATAPPGGSQSQYPSPVHGYPPAHPFPESPLSGKTSHMDALRAHAHAASNSLGSHHPVEPVHVDIDPDPEPEIPSPPQHIQRGPSPEAKPDDTECHRSQSAIFVRRCDRGDYNSCTRTDLEFKPVAGSTLARKREERDRKLAERERERRQQQQQQQQQQQQQQQQAQQQAKLKSEIKPFSDTPALRQLSEYARPHVAFSPVEPMVPPYHPMGPMYSREREFEELKNQQAAAVGPANPHWMEFYRMRGIHPSQFPLYGNPAAISQLERERLGIPPPHHVGLDPNDPMQEAAGFQLPPNVPPYTRPNVLLPREPHPDVLLRMSYADQIQAAEFQRLDRAHSFHEQYFRHHEREMKVRALEEATRGKH comes from the exons ATGGCGGCCTCCACTCAGGGCGAAATAAGAGTGGGTCCTGGCCACCAGGTAAACGATATCTAT GCCAAGTTACCAGACTATCAGCCAATTTCGAAGTACCAATGCGACAACAAGGACTCCGAGCGTGACCTCGAGGATCCTCGATGGAGTCCGGGTGTTGTTTTGGATGGTGATTTGATGATGTACTTACGTGCAGCTCGATCAATGGCCGCGTTTCAAg GTATGTGCGATGGAGGCTCACCCGAGGATGGATGTTTAGCTGCTAGCAGGGACGATACAACTATAAACGCATTAGACGTT TTACACGATTCAGGTTATGATCCTGGAAAAGCACTTCAGACATTAGTAAAGTGTCCCGTACCCAAGGGTATCGATAAAAAGTGGTCAGAAGACGAAACGAAGCGTTTCATCAAGGGTTTACGTCAATTTGGCAAGAATTTCTTTCGCATCCACAAAGATCTCTTGCCGCACAAGCAAACGCCGGAActtgtggaattttattatttgtggAAGAAGACACCCGGCGCTAACAATAATCGTCCCCATCGACGACGTCGTCAGGGTTCACTGAGACGCATACGGAATACCAGGGCGAGCAATTCGACGCCAAACGCCAAAAAGGAGGAAACTCCAGAACCAACTTcg CAGGAACAGAGACCATCACCGGTttcaaaggaagaaaatagTTCATTAACAGAGGACGACGCAAGTGAATGTGATAGCGATTCAAGTGCTACGAATAAAC tTTTACACGAAGGTTCAACACCAGCTGGAAGTGATTTTCTCGGTGACGAATCCCCATCGAGAATGCGAACGCGGAATAAGCAGTCGTCCAAAGATCAGCCGAGTAGTAAGAGGCCAAAGCGTGGATCTGAGACACCTGATGCCACAGCTGAGAGTCCCAGAACACCAAATAAGTCCGACAA gaaaaagAGCAAAAGTGAGACTCCCAATAAGGGAAGGAAGCGTCAAAATGATGCAAGTGATGAGAGTGATGAGAAGGATAAGAGAAAGCGTTCAGACACCCCGTCTGAGAGTGGGAATTCCGATAGTCGTCCTGAATCGGTGTTGGATGATGCTGAAAATGCCACAGAGTCCCCAGAAGCAAATTGCAGTGTTGGTGGCCCCAAGGAGGCTGAAGAGAAGCTCATTGATCCCCTTGCAACACCAATGGAAGCTGCTGTGGTGGTGGGAAGTGGTGTTGTACCCAAAGAGGGTGCTGAAGATGAACCAATGCCACCGTCGTGTAAAGTGGAAGAACCTGTTGCTCTTGTGACGGAGGCAGTGGCAGCTCCTGTGGCTGTGGGTGGAGGTGATGTAAAGGAATCTCCTGCAGAAGAACCCATTAAGAGTGTTGGTGAGAAGAAGGCATCAGTGGAGGAGGAggaagcagcagcagcagcagcatcggAGGATGATAAGGAACAACAACAGGAGATGCTGTCAAAGATTGCAAATATGAAGCAGGAAATTATCCCGTCGGCAGGAGATCAATCAGGACAACCACCAATGCAGAAGGAAGTGATGTTTATCAAGAGGGAGCCAGGAGAGGATTCTCTCGAGGAGAATGTCACTGGAAATGCTGAAGTgcagcaacagcaacaacaacagcaGGAtattaaatgcaaagtcgAGATAAAGACTGAAGGAAAGGTGCAGAATGACGAAGGAACtgggcagcagcagcaactgCAGCAACAGCAACAAGATCCAGGGAAGTATGATGTAGAGATGAAGCCAGCCTATGAGGCAACAGTGAAGTATCCACCTCCGGAACTTGGACCCATGAAATTCTCCACATCAACGGATGAACCCATGAAGTATGGTGATCCATTGAAGTACAGTGCTGATGTTCTCATGAAATACCCAACGGATATGAGTGGGAAGTATCCAGCTGTACCAATTGATGCGACAAAGTATGGGAGTGGTCAGGAATTGCCACAGATTAAGTATGAGATGAAGCCGTATATGGAGCAACCGCAGAATCTCAAATATCCCGAAGGAGGAGCATTGAAGCCATATCCGGAGAGTGCTCTCAAGATGCCTCCATCTGGTCAGCAGCCGCCACCACCGAATCAGGATCCAATGCACCTCCTTAAGGGTGCCTATCCAATGCCCAATATGAAGTATACCCCACCACCGGCTGATGCTCTCAAATACGGTGGCAATGAACCGGCAAGCCCCGGAATGGGAAAATCTCTCTTTGGTGGTGATGGTCCAAGCCCAGCCCATGGGATCCCTCGCTCGCCCTACGATGCATCGCCAATGATGAAGTTTGGGGATCAAATGATGAAGTATCACAGCATGGCGGGAGTTGCTATGCCACCCACAAGTCAACCAGATGCCCGTGATGCGCCCCAACATCCGGGAATGAAGTATCCCGGAGAGGGAGGAATccccaaaaatcaatttaccgCAGATAATCTCATGAAGAGTGTGACGTATGATTCACCAGTTGGCATGAAGTATCCCCCATCGGAGAGTCCCCTTGATGCCTCATCGCGCTCAACACCGAATCAGGATAGTCAAAGTAGCAATAGTAACAGTCAAACGCAACCATTGCACCTCCATGGTGGGCCAGGAAGTATTTCTTCGCCACATTCAGCACAACAGACCATCTCACCGCTAACAACATCATCGCACAGCTTGTCACAGCAGCAACCAACACCACTGATTGTGAGTCATCCGGGGCTTTTGCCACCACTTCCGGCAAATCATCCATCTCTCATGAGTGCTTCGGCGTCCCCGTCGTCAGTTCCGCCGCCGCCAACAATGCATCAACCACTTGCAATGCCACCAATTAGTGTTCCATCGTCCCTCAGTCAGGGCCCGTTGAAATTGCCACCGAATCCATTGTTGCCACCATCGCAGCAGCATCCACTTCACAGGCCCCATCAGGATGCCCTATCAGGGGGACATCCACTGTCATCAGGTGGGCCACCCACGGGGCAGACAACATCACCACATTCCCACCACGTATCAGCACAATCGGCATCACAACGGCGAAGCCCATCACCAACAGCG GTGAGTGTGAGGAGTGATAGTGCAAGTAGTGGAGCTGCCCGTGAGAGTGGTGGACACTCATCGGGGAGGACATCTCCACCGCCACCAATTGGTGCAATGATCCCCAATAGTGCAATGGTGGGTCACCCACTACCCCTGCATCTTGGGCATCATGCCCCAGGTGGGATTCCCCTGCCGCCGCATCATCCAGCAGCCCATCTTGGTGGGCATTTGGGGCACAATCCGCTGTTGCCGCCCTCAATGGCTGCTGGGAATATGCCTCTGCCTCTGCTGGGTGGACCTCCGGGGGCGCTTTCGCTTGGCGGTGAACCCGGCAGGAGGACACCCATTTCGTCAGCAAGTAGCCTCCATCAATTGGGATCAATGCATAGCACAACATCCCAATCCCCACATACACAACAGAGCTCTGTTGCATCCATGACACCGAGTAGCTTTAGTCGTGCTAGCCCAAGTACGGCTCCATCGCAGCAGAATGCCTCATCGGGTGGTAGTGGTGGGCCATCACAGCATCGTGTGGGCTCACCACTTCCCCTAACAGCTGGCCTGAGTCGCACAAGCCCCTTGCACCTTGTTCCACAGAGTCCTATTGGGGCTCATCATCAATCTGCCGCTGCGGCGGCTGCTCTGTCGGCCGCTGAACGCGATCGGCATGCAATGCGTCAGCAATCTCCGCACATGACACCTCCACCCACCTCAGTATCGTCATCCTTCATGCCGAGTCCACTGAGTAAGATGTACGGGCCTCCGGGTGCGGGGCAGCGACACCTGGGTGCTTCACCGCCTCCACCGTCGCACCATTTACGCCCCGGAGCTTCCCCACCGGTGGTGCGTCATCCACAAATGCCTCTCCCACTACCTCTAATTGGGCCCCCAGCGGGTATCCCAACGCCCATGGGTGTCCATCCAGCTGCCCAGAATGCCTATCCGCATCATCTAATCCACCCATCGATGTTCTACCCGCATCACCATAGTCCCTTCAATTCGCCCTATCCCTACCATCCGTATGGCCCGAGTTTCTCCTACATGAAACCCCCACCACCGGGTGGACCCCTCGAACCGGGTGTCATATCGCACCATCAAAGTGTTACGTCGCGCTGCGAAGAAACCCCAACGCATGTGGACAAGCAGATGACCATTACGAGTTCTCAGAGTGTTCAGCATAAG ATAAAGAGTCAACCACCGAagactccccaaaatccacctGTTGGTGCAACAGCCCCTCCAGGTGGGTCACAGAGTCAATACCCGAGTCCCGTGCATGGGTATCCACCGGCACATCCCTTCCCAGAGAGTCCACTTTCGGGGAAGACAAGTCACATGGATGCCCTACGTGCGCATGCTCATGCAGCCAGCAATAGTCTTGGTTCCCATCATCCCGTGGAGCCGGTTCATGTGGATATTGATCCGGATCCAGAACCAGAAATTCCCAGTCCTCCGCAGCACATACAGCGTGGACCGAGTCCCGAAGCAAAACCAGATGACACCGAATGTCATAGGTCACAGTCTGCAAT ATTTGTGAGACGATGCGATCGTGGGGATTACAATTCGTGCACAAGGACAGATTTGGAATTTAAACCCGTTGCTGGGTCAACATTGGCGCGAAAGCGTGAAGAGAGGGACCGGAAATTGGCTGAGAGGGAACGTGAGAGACgacagcagcagcaacaacagcaacagcagcagcagcaacagcagcaacagGCTCAg CAACAGGCAAAGTTAAAGTCTGAAATTAAACCATTCAGTGATACTCCAGCCCTGAGGCAGCTTTCGGAGTACGCCAGGCCACATGTGGCCTTCAG CCCTGTTGAGCCGATGGTACCACCATATCATCCAATGGGCCCAATGTACAGTAGAGAAAG AGAATTTGAAGAGTTGAAGAATCAACAAGCAGCTGCTGTGGGACCAGCTAATCCACATTGGATGGAGTTCTATCGCATGAG GGGCATTCATCCGTCGCAGTTTCCACTGTATGGCAATCCAGCGGCAATATCGCAACTTGAACGTGAAAGATTAG GTATTCCACCACCGCATCATGTAGGGCTCGATCCCAATGACCCAATG CAAGAAGCGGCAGGATTTCAGCTACCAC cGAATGTTCCACCCTATACTCGCCCGAATGTATTATTGCCTAGAGAACCACATCCTGATGTCCTTCTCCGTATGTCTTATGCTGATCAGATTCAG gcTGCTGAATTCCAACGTCTCGATCGAGCTCATTCATTCCACGAGCAGTACTTTCG ACATCATGAAAGGGAAATGAAAGTAAGAGCACTGGAGGAGGCAACACGTGGAAAACACTGA
- the LOC129793816 gene encoding arginine-glutamic acid dipeptide repeats protein isoform X15: protein MAASTQGEIRVGPGHQVNDIYAKLPDYQPISKYQCDNKDSERDLEDPRWSPGVVLDGDLMMYLRAARSMAAFQGMCDGGSPEDGCLAASRDDTTINALDVLHDSGYDPGKALQTLVKCPVPKGIDKKWSEDETKRFIKGLRQFGKNFFRIHKDLLPHKQTPELVEFYYLWKKTPGANNNRPHRRRRQGSLRRIRNTRASNSTPNAKKEETPEPTSQEQRPSPVSKEENSSLTEDDASECDSDSSATNKLLHEGSTPAGSDFLGDESPSRMRTRNKQSSKDQPSSKRPKRGSETPDATAESPRTPNKSDKKKSKSETPNKGRKRQNDASDESDEKDKRKRSDTPSESGNSDSRPESVLDDAENATESPEANCSVGGPKEAEEKLIDPLATPMEAAVVVGSGVVPKEGAEDEPMPPSCKVEEPVALVTEAVAAPVAVGGGDVKESPAEEPIKSVGEKKASVEEEEAAAAAASEDDKEQQQEMLSKIANMKQEIIPSAGDQSGQPPMQKEVMFIKREPGEDSLEENVTGNAEVQQQQQQQQDIKCKVEIKTEGKVQNDEGTGQQQQLQQQQQDPGKYDVEMKPAYEATVKYPPPELGPMKFSTSTDEPMKYGDPLKYSADVLMKYPTDMSGKYPAVPIDATKYGSGQELPQIKYEMKPYMEQPQNLKYPEGGALKPYPESALKMPPSGQQPPPPNQDPMHLLKGAYPMPNMKYTPPPADALKYGGNEPASPGMGKSLFGGDGPSPAHGIPRSPYDASPMMKFGDQMMKYHSMAGVAMPPTSQPDARDAPQHPGMKYPGEGGIPKNQFTADNLMKSVTYDSPVGMKYPPSESPLDASSRSTPNQDSQSSNSNSQTQPLHLHGGPGSISSPHSAQQTISPLTTSSHSLSQQQPTPLIVSHPGLLPPLPANHPSLMSASASPSSVPPPPTMHQPLAMPPISVPSSLSQGPLKLPPNPLLPPSQQHPLHRPHQDALSGGHPLSSGGPPTGQTTSPHSHHVSAQSASQRRSPSPTAVSVRSDSASSGAARESGGHSSGRTSPPPPIGAMIPNSAMVGHPLPLHLGHHAPGGIPLPPHHPAAHLGGHLGHNPLLPPSMAAGNMPLPLLGGPPGALSLGGEPGRRTPISSASSLHQLGSMHSTTSQSPHTQQSSVASMTPSSFSRASPSTAPSQQNASSGGSGGPSQHRVGSPLPLTAGLSRTSPLHLVPQSPIGAHHQSAAAAAALSAAERDRHAMRQQSPHMTPPPTSVSSSFMPSPLSKMYGPPGAGQRHLGASPPPPSHHLRPGASPPVVRHPQMPLPLPLIGPPAGIPTPMGVHPAAQNAYPHHLIHPSMFYPHHHSPFNSPYPYHPYGPSFSYMKPPPPGGPLEPGVISHHQSVTSRCEETPTHVDKQMTITSSQSVQHKIKSQPPKTPQNPPVGATAPPGGSQSQYPSPVHGYPPAHPFPESPLSGKTSHMDALRAHAHAASNSLGSHHPVEPVHVDIDPDPEPEIPSPPQHIQRGPSPEAKPDDTECHRSQSAIFVRRCDRGDYNSCTRTDLEFKPVAGSTLARKREERDRKLAERERERRQQQQQQQQQQQQQQQQAQQQAKLKSEIKPFSDTPALRQLSEYARPHVAFSPVEPMVPPYHPMGPMYSREREFEELKNQQAAAVGPANPHWMEFYRMRGIHPSQFPLYGNPAAISQLERERLGIPPPHHVGLDPNDPMQQEAAGFQLPPNVPPYTRPNVLLPREPHPDVLLRMSYADQIQAAEFQRLDRAHSFHEQYFRHHEREMKVRALEEATRGKH, encoded by the exons ATGGCGGCCTCCACTCAGGGCGAAATAAGAGTGGGTCCTGGCCACCAGGTAAACGATATCTAT GCCAAGTTACCAGACTATCAGCCAATTTCGAAGTACCAATGCGACAACAAGGACTCCGAGCGTGACCTCGAGGATCCTCGATGGAGTCCGGGTGTTGTTTTGGATGGTGATTTGATGATGTACTTACGTGCAGCTCGATCAATGGCCGCGTTTCAAg GTATGTGCGATGGAGGCTCACCCGAGGATGGATGTTTAGCTGCTAGCAGGGACGATACAACTATAAACGCATTAGACGTT TTACACGATTCAGGTTATGATCCTGGAAAAGCACTTCAGACATTAGTAAAGTGTCCCGTACCCAAGGGTATCGATAAAAAGTGGTCAGAAGACGAAACGAAGCGTTTCATCAAGGGTTTACGTCAATTTGGCAAGAATTTCTTTCGCATCCACAAAGATCTCTTGCCGCACAAGCAAACGCCGGAActtgtggaattttattatttgtggAAGAAGACACCCGGCGCTAACAATAATCGTCCCCATCGACGACGTCGTCAGGGTTCACTGAGACGCATACGGAATACCAGGGCGAGCAATTCGACGCCAAACGCCAAAAAGGAGGAAACTCCAGAACCAACTTcg CAGGAACAGAGACCATCACCGGTttcaaaggaagaaaatagTTCATTAACAGAGGACGACGCAAGTGAATGTGATAGCGATTCAAGTGCTACGAATAAAC tTTTACACGAAGGTTCAACACCAGCTGGAAGTGATTTTCTCGGTGACGAATCCCCATCGAGAATGCGAACGCGGAATAAGCAGTCGTCCAAAGATCAGCCGAGTAGTAAGAGGCCAAAGCGTGGATCTGAGACACCTGATGCCACAGCTGAGAGTCCCAGAACACCAAATAAGTCCGACAA gaaaaagAGCAAAAGTGAGACTCCCAATAAGGGAAGGAAGCGTCAAAATGATGCAAGTGATGAGAGTGATGAGAAGGATAAGAGAAAGCGTTCAGACACCCCGTCTGAGAGTGGGAATTCCGATAGTCGTCCTGAATCGGTGTTGGATGATGCTGAAAATGCCACAGAGTCCCCAGAAGCAAATTGCAGTGTTGGTGGCCCCAAGGAGGCTGAAGAGAAGCTCATTGATCCCCTTGCAACACCAATGGAAGCTGCTGTGGTGGTGGGAAGTGGTGTTGTACCCAAAGAGGGTGCTGAAGATGAACCAATGCCACCGTCGTGTAAAGTGGAAGAACCTGTTGCTCTTGTGACGGAGGCAGTGGCAGCTCCTGTGGCTGTGGGTGGAGGTGATGTAAAGGAATCTCCTGCAGAAGAACCCATTAAGAGTGTTGGTGAGAAGAAGGCATCAGTGGAGGAGGAggaagcagcagcagcagcagcatcggAGGATGATAAGGAACAACAACAGGAGATGCTGTCAAAGATTGCAAATATGAAGCAGGAAATTATCCCGTCGGCAGGAGATCAATCAGGACAACCACCAATGCAGAAGGAAGTGATGTTTATCAAGAGGGAGCCAGGAGAGGATTCTCTCGAGGAGAATGTCACTGGAAATGCTGAAGTgcagcaacagcaacaacaacagcaGGAtattaaatgcaaagtcgAGATAAAGACTGAAGGAAAGGTGCAGAATGACGAAGGAACtgggcagcagcagcaactgCAGCAACAGCAACAAGATCCAGGGAAGTATGATGTAGAGATGAAGCCAGCCTATGAGGCAACAGTGAAGTATCCACCTCCGGAACTTGGACCCATGAAATTCTCCACATCAACGGATGAACCCATGAAGTATGGTGATCCATTGAAGTACAGTGCTGATGTTCTCATGAAATACCCAACGGATATGAGTGGGAAGTATCCAGCTGTACCAATTGATGCGACAAAGTATGGGAGTGGTCAGGAATTGCCACAGATTAAGTATGAGATGAAGCCGTATATGGAGCAACCGCAGAATCTCAAATATCCCGAAGGAGGAGCATTGAAGCCATATCCGGAGAGTGCTCTCAAGATGCCTCCATCTGGTCAGCAGCCGCCACCACCGAATCAGGATCCAATGCACCTCCTTAAGGGTGCCTATCCAATGCCCAATATGAAGTATACCCCACCACCGGCTGATGCTCTCAAATACGGTGGCAATGAACCGGCAAGCCCCGGAATGGGAAAATCTCTCTTTGGTGGTGATGGTCCAAGCCCAGCCCATGGGATCCCTCGCTCGCCCTACGATGCATCGCCAATGATGAAGTTTGGGGATCAAATGATGAAGTATCACAGCATGGCGGGAGTTGCTATGCCACCCACAAGTCAACCAGATGCCCGTGATGCGCCCCAACATCCGGGAATGAAGTATCCCGGAGAGGGAGGAATccccaaaaatcaatttaccgCAGATAATCTCATGAAGAGTGTGACGTATGATTCACCAGTTGGCATGAAGTATCCCCCATCGGAGAGTCCCCTTGATGCCTCATCGCGCTCAACACCGAATCAGGATAGTCAAAGTAGCAATAGTAACAGTCAAACGCAACCATTGCACCTCCATGGTGGGCCAGGAAGTATTTCTTCGCCACATTCAGCACAACAGACCATCTCACCGCTAACAACATCATCGCACAGCTTGTCACAGCAGCAACCAACACCACTGATTGTGAGTCATCCGGGGCTTTTGCCACCACTTCCGGCAAATCATCCATCTCTCATGAGTGCTTCGGCGTCCCCGTCGTCAGTTCCGCCGCCGCCAACAATGCATCAACCACTTGCAATGCCACCAATTAGTGTTCCATCGTCCCTCAGTCAGGGCCCGTTGAAATTGCCACCGAATCCATTGTTGCCACCATCGCAGCAGCATCCACTTCACAGGCCCCATCAGGATGCCCTATCAGGGGGACATCCACTGTCATCAGGTGGGCCACCCACGGGGCAGACAACATCACCACATTCCCACCACGTATCAGCACAATCGGCATCACAACGGCGAAGCCCATCACCAACAGCG GTGAGTGTGAGGAGTGATAGTGCAAGTAGTGGAGCTGCCCGTGAGAGTGGTGGACACTCATCGGGGAGGACATCTCCACCGCCACCAATTGGTGCAATGATCCCCAATAGTGCAATGGTGGGTCACCCACTACCCCTGCATCTTGGGCATCATGCCCCAGGTGGGATTCCCCTGCCGCCGCATCATCCAGCAGCCCATCTTGGTGGGCATTTGGGGCACAATCCGCTGTTGCCGCCCTCAATGGCTGCTGGGAATATGCCTCTGCCTCTGCTGGGTGGACCTCCGGGGGCGCTTTCGCTTGGCGGTGAACCCGGCAGGAGGACACCCATTTCGTCAGCAAGTAGCCTCCATCAATTGGGATCAATGCATAGCACAACATCCCAATCCCCACATACACAACAGAGCTCTGTTGCATCCATGACACCGAGTAGCTTTAGTCGTGCTAGCCCAAGTACGGCTCCATCGCAGCAGAATGCCTCATCGGGTGGTAGTGGTGGGCCATCACAGCATCGTGTGGGCTCACCACTTCCCCTAACAGCTGGCCTGAGTCGCACAAGCCCCTTGCACCTTGTTCCACAGAGTCCTATTGGGGCTCATCATCAATCTGCCGCTGCGGCGGCTGCTCTGTCGGCCGCTGAACGCGATCGGCATGCAATGCGTCAGCAATCTCCGCACATGACACCTCCACCCACCTCAGTATCGTCATCCTTCATGCCGAGTCCACTGAGTAAGATGTACGGGCCTCCGGGTGCGGGGCAGCGACACCTGGGTGCTTCACCGCCTCCACCGTCGCACCATTTACGCCCCGGAGCTTCCCCACCGGTGGTGCGTCATCCACAAATGCCTCTCCCACTACCTCTAATTGGGCCCCCAGCGGGTATCCCAACGCCCATGGGTGTCCATCCAGCTGCCCAGAATGCCTATCCGCATCATCTAATCCACCCATCGATGTTCTACCCGCATCACCATAGTCCCTTCAATTCGCCCTATCCCTACCATCCGTATGGCCCGAGTTTCTCCTACATGAAACCCCCACCACCGGGTGGACCCCTCGAACCGGGTGTCATATCGCACCATCAAAGTGTTACGTCGCGCTGCGAAGAAACCCCAACGCATGTGGACAAGCAGATGACCATTACGAGTTCTCAGAGTGTTCAGCATAAG ATAAAGAGTCAACCACCGAagactccccaaaatccacctGTTGGTGCAACAGCCCCTCCAGGTGGGTCACAGAGTCAATACCCGAGTCCCGTGCATGGGTATCCACCGGCACATCCCTTCCCAGAGAGTCCACTTTCGGGGAAGACAAGTCACATGGATGCCCTACGTGCGCATGCTCATGCAGCCAGCAATAGTCTTGGTTCCCATCATCCCGTGGAGCCGGTTCATGTGGATATTGATCCGGATCCAGAACCAGAAATTCCCAGTCCTCCGCAGCACATACAGCGTGGACCGAGTCCCGAAGCAAAACCAGATGACACCGAATGTCATAGGTCACAGTCTGCAAT ATTTGTGAGACGATGCGATCGTGGGGATTACAATTCGTGCACAAGGACAGATTTGGAATTTAAACCCGTTGCTGGGTCAACATTGGCGCGAAAGCGTGAAGAGAGGGACCGGAAATTGGCTGAGAGGGAACGTGAGAGACgacagcagcagcaacaacagcaacagcagcagcagcaacagcagcaacagGCTCAg CAACAGGCAAAGTTAAAGTCTGAAATTAAACCATTCAGTGATACTCCAGCCCTGAGGCAGCTTTCGGAGTACGCCAGGCCACATGTGGCCTTCAG CCCTGTTGAGCCGATGGTACCACCATATCATCCAATGGGCCCAATGTACAGTAGAGAAAG AGAATTTGAAGAGTTGAAGAATCAACAAGCAGCTGCTGTGGGACCAGCTAATCCACATTGGATGGAGTTCTATCGCATGAG GGGCATTCATCCGTCGCAGTTTCCACTGTATGGCAATCCAGCGGCAATATCGCAACTTGAACGTGAAAGATTAG GTATTCCACCACCGCATCATGTAGGGCTCGATCCCAATGACCCAATG CAGCAAGAAGCGGCAGGATTTCAGCTACCAC cGAATGTTCCACCCTATACTCGCCCGAATGTATTATTGCCTAGAGAACCACATCCTGATGTCCTTCTCCGTATGTCTTATGCTGATCAGATTCAG gcTGCTGAATTCCAACGTCTCGATCGAGCTCATTCATTCCACGAGCAGTACTTTCG ACATCATGAAAGGGAAATGAAAGTAAGAGCACTGGAGGAGGCAACACGTGGAAAACACTGA